A segment of the Candidatus Andeanibacterium colombiense genome:
TCACGCCCGGCGGAAGACTGGTCTATGCGGTCTGCTCGCTCGAACCGGAGGAAGGCGAGCAACAAGCCGCGCGCGTAAGCCTCGAGACCGTGCCGATCGCCCCTTCGATCCTGCCCGCTGGGGTGCAGGCCACTCCCGAAGGCTGGCTGCGGACCGATCCGGGCATGCTGGTTAACGAAGGCGGGATCGACGGCTTCTTTATCGCCTGTTTCAGCGCAGAGTCCTGATCCAAGTGGTCAATTCAAGCGCGCTTGAGTTTTCCACAGATCTATCCACAGGGGTCAGTTTCCTTAGGCCTTGAGCCGTTCGGCGAAGCCCTTGCGCAGTTTCGCCAGCTTGGGCGGGATCACTGCGAGACAATAGGGGTTCCGCTGGCCTTCGCCCTCCCAGTAATCCTGGTGGTAATTCTCTGCCGGATACCATTCGGCCGGCCCTTCGATCGTCGTCACCACCCGCCCGTCATGATCGGCATTGGCGCGCGCGATCGCGGCTTTCGCTTCCGCGCGCTGCTCGTCCGAAAGCGGGAAGATCGCCGAGCGGTACTGCGTGCCGACGTCGTTGCCCTGGCGGTTGAGCGTGGTCGGATCGTGGGTCGCGAAGTTCACGTCGAGCAGGTCGCCATAGGAAATCACCGCCGGATCGAAGGTCACCCGGATCGCTTCGGCATGGCCGGTGTCGCCGCCGCAGACCTGCTTGTAGGTCGGATCGGGGACTTCGCCGCCGATATAGCCGCTCTCGACGTTTTCGACCCCGGCCAGCGATTTGAACACCGCCTCGGTGCACCAGAAGCACCCGCCCGCGAAGATCGCCGTTTCAGTCGTCATCAGTCCATCTCCTTGTTTGCGACAAAGATAGGAACGCTTCCGCCGCTTGTCATCGATAGCAACGCGCATAGACTGCCGCGTGACAAGGGACACTGCGGGAGAGGTGCGATGAGGAAGCTGCTGAGACTGGCTGCGTGGGCGGCACTTGTGACAATGACGGTGGATACGGTGCCGGCCTTCGCCCAGCAGACGGTCCCGGCCAATCCCGCGCTCGACACCGCGCTCGGCGCCAAAATCCGCGACGGCGACCGTGCGCGCGACCAGTTCCGCCATCCGCGCGAGACGCTTGAATTCTTCGGGGTCCGGCCCGGGATGACGGTGATCGACTACATGCCCACCGGCGGCTGGTATTCCCGTATCCTCGTGCCCTATCTCGGCGAGGGCGGGACCTATCTCGGGATGAACCCCGACGTTTCGAAAGAGACCGGCTACCTCGCCGAGAGCTACGGCAACCTCGCCGGCACCTTCCTCGCCGAAACGGCCAAATGGGCGCCGGCTGGCGGCGCGAGAATCCTCGCCTTCAATGCCGACGCGGTGCCGGCGGGCGTCGAGGGGACGGTCGATCGGGTGCTGATTTTCCGCGAAGTCCACAACATGTTCCGCTTCGGCTGGTTCTACAAGGACATGCAACTGGTCCGGAAGCTGCTGAAGCCGGGCGGGCTGGTCGGGGTCGAGGATCACCGCGTGCCCGAAAGCGCGTCGTTCGAGCGCAGCGACGGCAACAAGGGCTATATGCGCGAAAGCGATGTGATCGCATTGTTCTCGGCGATGGGCTTCGATCTCGTCGCGAAGAGCGAGATCAACGCCAATCCGAGGGACCCGGCCGACTGGAAGATTGGCGTGTGGGAACTGCCCCCGAGCTATGCGGGCGCCGCTAACGATCCGGCCAAGAAGGCGCGGGTCGATGCGATCGGCGAGAGCGACCGGATGACGCTGCTGTTTCGTAAACGGCCCTGACGGTCGTAAACGACCTTGGGGCGGTGGACTTCGGCGCCCGCGCTTACTAACTCAGGGCGCATGAGCACCCTCACCGTCGCCGCCCTCCAGCTTGCGCTCAATTCCGCCGACGAGCGCGACAATATCGCCGCGGTCGGCGCACTGGTGGAAGAGGCCGCGGCCGACGGGGCGCAGGTGGTTCTGCCGCCCGAGCTGTTCTCCGGCCCCTATTTCTGCAGGACCGAGGACGAGCATCTGTTCGAACTCGCCCGTCCGACGCTCGAGCACCCCTCCGTGGTCGCGATGCGCAAGCTCGGGAAGGCCTTGAAGATCGCGATCCCGGTCAGCTTTTTCGAACGCGACGGGCATCATTATTACAACACCGTGGCGATGATCGACGCGGATGGCGAAGTGCTCGGCACCTATCGCAAGAGCCACATTCCGGACGGGCCGGGCTATGAGGAAAAGTATTATTTCCGCCCCGGGAACGACGGGTTGAAGGTGTGGGACGTCTTCGGCACCAGGATCGGCGTCGGCATCTGCTGGGACCAGTGGTATCCCGAAGCCGCGCGGGTGATGGCGCTGCAGGGCGCGGAAGTGCTGTTCTACCCGACCGCGATCGGCAGTGAGCCCTATGACACTGATCTTGACACCAGCCGCATGTGGCGCCGCGCGATGATCGGCCATGCGGTGAGCAACTGCATGCCGGTGGTGGCCGGCAACCGTATCGGGGTGGAGGGCGAACAGACCTTTTACGGCCACAGCTTCATCGCCGACGAATGGGGCGATCTGGTGAGCGAATTCGGGGCCGAGGAAACCGGCGTGCTGCTCGCGCCGCTCGACCTCAAGCGCGCGGCCAGGCACCGCGCCGGCATGGGCTTCTTTCGCGACCGGCGGCCGGAGCTCTATGCGCGCATCGCGCGCGACGAATAGGTGCGGGAGGCGGCAATGGGCGCAAAGCATCGCTATGTGATCGCTTTCGGCTCCAACCGGAGGCACGGCACGATCGGCAGCCCGCGCAAGGTGCTGGGCGCTGCTTCGGTCGCGCTGCACCGGGCCGGGATTCAGACGGTGCGCGCCAGCCGCCTGATCCACACCGCGCCGCTCGGCCCCTCGCTGCGCCGCTATGCCAATGCCGCGCTGCTGATCGAAACCCCGCTCGGGCCCGAGGAGCTGCTCGAGCTGCTCAAAAATGCCGAGCACGAGTTCGGTCGCCGCTCG
Coding sequences within it:
- the msrA gene encoding peptide-methionine (S)-S-oxide reductase MsrA; this translates as MTTETAIFAGGCFWCTEAVFKSLAGVENVESGYIGGEVPDPTYKQVCGGDTGHAEAIRVTFDPAVISYGDLLDVNFATHDPTTLNRQGNDVGTQYRSAIFPLSDEQRAEAKAAIARANADHDGRVVTTIEGPAEWYPAENYHQDYWEGEGQRNPYCLAVIPPKLAKLRKGFAERLKA
- the aguB gene encoding N-carbamoylputrescine amidase yields the protein MSTLTVAALQLALNSADERDNIAAVGALVEEAAADGAQVVLPPELFSGPYFCRTEDEHLFELARPTLEHPSVVAMRKLGKALKIAIPVSFFERDGHHYYNTVAMIDADGEVLGTYRKSHIPDGPGYEEKYYFRPGNDGLKVWDVFGTRIGVGICWDQWYPEAARVMALQGAEVLFYPTAIGSEPYDTDLDTSRMWRRAMIGHAVSNCMPVVAGNRIGVEGEQTFYGHSFIADEWGDLVSEFGAEETGVLLAPLDLKRAARHRAGMGFFRDRRPELYARIARDE
- the folK gene encoding 2-amino-4-hydroxy-6-hydroxymethyldihydropteridine diphosphokinase, which produces MGAKHRYVIAFGSNRRHGTIGSPRKVLGAASVALHRAGIQTVRASRLIHTAPLGPSLRRYANAALLIETPLGPEELLELLKNAEHEFGRRSGGQRWTSRVLDLDIVLWSGGAYASDRLTIPHPRFRERPFVLGPANDVAPRWRDPLTGLTVRQLKARLTARRPLSR